From a region of the Tateyamaria omphalii genome:
- a CDS encoding DUF1289 domain-containing protein encodes MTDVPSSVVWKRNEIESPCVQICVIHPETRLCTGCARSIDEIGGWSRMSAEERRAIMSDLPNRDAAPKGRRGGRAARLKR; translated from the coding sequence ATGACCGACGTACCAAGTTCAGTGGTTTGGAAACGCAACGAGATCGAAAGCCCGTGCGTGCAGATCTGCGTGATCCATCCCGAGACGCGGCTGTGCACGGGCTGCGCGCGCTCCATTGACGAGATTGGCGGATGGAGCCGGATGAGCGCCGAGGAACGGCGCGCGATCATGTCGGATCTGCCGAACCGTGACGCGGCGCCCAAGGGGCGACGCGGTGGACGTGCCGCTCGTTTGAAACGGTAA
- the ruvX gene encoding Holliday junction resolvase RuvX, which translates to MITDDTEAFVTALPPMQALIGLDLGDKTIGVAVSDTFWSVATPLETVRRKKFGVDAARLQEIIAARRVGGIVLGLPRNMDGTEGPRCQSTRAFARNFERLWDGPITFWDERLSTVAAEKALLEADTTRKRRAEVIDHVAAGYILQGLLDRLAAIKRQA; encoded by the coding sequence ATGATCACCGACGATACGGAGGCCTTTGTGACCGCCCTGCCCCCGATGCAGGCCCTCATCGGCCTCGATCTGGGCGACAAGACCATTGGCGTGGCGGTGTCAGATACATTCTGGTCCGTGGCTACGCCGCTTGAGACCGTGCGTCGCAAGAAGTTTGGTGTGGATGCCGCGCGCTTGCAGGAGATCATCGCCGCACGGCGGGTGGGTGGCATTGTGCTTGGCCTGCCCCGCAACATGGACGGGACCGAGGGGCCGCGCTGCCAATCCACCCGCGCCTTTGCCCGGAATTTCGAACGGTTGTGGGATGGCCCGATTACATTCTGGGACGAACGGCTAAGCACGGTTGCCGCGGAAAAAGCGCTTCTTGAGGCGGATACGACCCGTAAACGTCGCGCCGAGGTGATTGATCACGTGGCCGCAGGCTATATCCTGCAAGGACTGCTGGATCGGCTGGCAGCGATAAAGAGGCAGGCATGA
- a CDS encoding sulfite exporter TauE/SafE family protein, whose amino-acid sequence MPDTILLIQMSLVLAGIGGCAGVLAGLLGVGGGIVLVPAFFYAFQTLGYNGPDLMQMCLATSLATIIVTSVRSVLSHNKKGAVDWDILKGWAPGIVIGAVLGMFLVAQLRSTTLQAIFGILALIVGLYMGFGRASWRLGASMPTGAGRAGLSPAMGFLSVLMGIGGGSFGVPMMSLFSVPIHRAVATAAGFGVLIAVPSVIGFLLVGIEGPVPPLTIGAVNLIAFGIIITMTLITAPWGVKLAHAMDPGPLKRVFAVFLVLVALNMLRRVVLG is encoded by the coding sequence ATGCCGGACACCATTCTCCTTATCCAGATGTCGCTGGTCCTCGCGGGCATCGGCGGGTGCGCGGGTGTATTGGCCGGCCTCTTGGGGGTGGGCGGAGGCATCGTGCTGGTCCCAGCATTCTTCTACGCATTCCAGACGCTTGGCTATAATGGACCGGACCTGATGCAGATGTGCCTGGCCACATCGCTGGCCACGATCATCGTGACATCGGTACGCTCGGTCCTCAGCCACAACAAGAAAGGTGCCGTTGACTGGGACATCCTGAAAGGATGGGCGCCCGGCATCGTGATCGGCGCCGTACTTGGCATGTTCTTGGTGGCGCAGCTGCGGTCAACGACGCTGCAGGCTATCTTCGGCATCCTCGCCCTTATCGTCGGGCTCTATATGGGGTTTGGTCGCGCAAGCTGGCGGTTGGGGGCGTCGATGCCCACGGGCGCGGGCCGCGCTGGCCTGTCACCCGCGATGGGGTTCCTGTCGGTGCTGATGGGCATCGGCGGTGGCAGTTTCGGTGTCCCGATGATGAGCCTCTTTTCCGTACCGATCCACCGCGCCGTCGCCACCGCCGCGGGCTTTGGCGTGCTGATCGCCGTACCCTCTGTCATCGGCTTCCTGCTGGTTGGGATTGAGGGGCCGGTGCCGCCTCTGACCATCGGCGCGGTCAACCTGATCGCCTTTGGTATCATCATCACGATGACCCTGATCACCGCGCCCTGGGGTGTGAAATTGGCGCATGCGATGGATCCCGGCCCACTGAAACGGGTCTTTGCCGTGTTTCTAGTACTGGTCGCCCTCAATATGCTGCGCAGGGTTGTTCTGGGATGA
- the ccmI gene encoding c-type cytochrome biogenesis protein CcmI — MYFWIVTALLTLVVLATLARAMLRGSVGDRPPAAYDLDVYRDQLREVDRDLARGVVSEADADRVRTEVSRRILAADAALQKQEQKLDGSGGYVTLGLTIGAIVVGSYVIYNELGAPGYGDLALADRIEAAQILREERPSQQAAEASLDQRPPPTDVDPDYVALVEQLRQAVTTRPGDIQGHELLSRAEGRLGNFARAHAAKAQVISLKGADATASDFSEYADLMILAAGGYVSPEAEGVLERALSMDPTDGPSRYYYGLMNAQTGRPDTALRIWDQLLREGPADAPWIGPVSSQIEDIAIRAGVNYALPAIGTGRGPNADQIEAAENLSPAERMEMIQGMVSGLSDRLATEGGPVEDWAQLISALGVLGQMEQARAILINARDVFGDDPRAGDILSEVADRVGLE, encoded by the coding sequence ATGTATTTCTGGATTGTGACGGCCCTTTTGACCCTTGTGGTTCTGGCAACGCTGGCCCGTGCGATGTTGCGTGGTTCAGTCGGGGACCGCCCGCCGGCGGCGTATGATCTGGACGTGTACCGGGATCAATTGCGCGAGGTGGACCGGGATCTGGCCCGCGGCGTGGTGTCCGAAGCCGATGCCGACCGGGTGCGCACCGAAGTGTCGCGGCGCATCCTGGCCGCCGATGCGGCCCTGCAAAAGCAAGAGCAGAAGCTGGACGGCTCGGGCGGGTATGTCACGCTCGGGCTCACCATCGGTGCGATCGTGGTCGGCTCTTACGTGATCTACAACGAGCTGGGCGCGCCGGGGTACGGCGATCTGGCTCTGGCCGATCGGATCGAAGCGGCGCAGATCCTGCGTGAGGAGCGCCCCAGTCAGCAAGCGGCGGAGGCCAGCCTGGATCAACGCCCTCCACCCACAGATGTCGATCCTGACTATGTCGCGCTGGTCGAGCAATTGCGGCAGGCTGTCACGACGCGCCCGGGCGACATTCAAGGCCACGAATTGCTCAGCCGGGCCGAGGGGCGGCTTGGTAACTTTGCGCGCGCCCATGCCGCCAAGGCGCAGGTGATCAGCCTGAAGGGCGCCGATGCGACCGCATCCGACTTTTCAGAATATGCGGATCTGATGATCCTGGCGGCTGGCGGCTATGTCTCGCCAGAGGCGGAGGGGGTGTTGGAGCGCGCCTTGTCGATGGATCCGACGGACGGACCTTCCCGCTATTATTATGGCCTGATGAATGCACAGACCGGGCGCCCGGATACGGCGCTGCGCATATGGGACCAGCTGTTGCGGGAAGGCCCGGCAGACGCCCCGTGGATTGGCCCCGTTTCGTCCCAGATCGAGGACATCGCCATACGCGCCGGGGTGAACTATGCCCTGCCTGCCATCGGCACGGGCCGTGGACCCAATGCCGACCAGATCGAAGCAGCCGAAAACCTGAGCCCGGCAGAGCGCATGGAGATGATCCAGGGCATGGTGTCTGGCTTGTCCGACAGGCTCGCGACCGAGGGTGGCCCGGTTGAAGACTGGGCGCAGCTGATCTCGGCCCTTGGTGTGTTGGGTCAGATGGAGCAGGCCCGCGCCATTCTGATCAACGCCCGCGACGTGTTCGGTGACGACCCACGTGCCGGGGACATTCTGAGCGAAGTGGCCGACCGCGTAGGCCTCGAATGA
- the dusA gene encoding tRNA dihydrouridine(20/20a) synthase DusA — protein MRVPPTNLSRNARLSVAPMMDWTDRHCRYLHRQLSRHVLLYTEMVTAAALVRGGALHLLDHDHAEHPVALQLGGSDPVELAQAARLGAAAGYDEINLNCGCPSDRVQSGTFGAVLMRDPATVAACVAEMRAAIDVPVTVKCRIGVDDQDPEEVLPEFLSRIVAAGCERVTIHARKAWLKGLSPKENRDIPPLDYDLVQRMKELFPNLHISVNGGVTSLDQAEQLLDSGLDGVMVGRSAYHQPTDILAQADRRIFGSGVDGSAEMAVTAMMPYIEAHLTAGGRLHQITRHMLGLFAGRPGARGWRRVLSEGATRDGAGPELVDAALAHVTALAPDAKAV, from the coding sequence ATGCGTGTTCCACCAACCAACCTGTCGCGCAATGCACGCCTATCCGTCGCGCCGATGATGGACTGGACGGATCGGCATTGCCGCTATCTGCACCGACAGCTGAGCAGGCATGTGCTGTTGTATACAGAAATGGTCACGGCAGCGGCCTTGGTCCGTGGCGGCGCCCTTCATTTATTGGACCACGATCACGCCGAACATCCCGTTGCTTTGCAACTGGGCGGTTCCGACCCGGTCGAACTGGCGCAGGCTGCCCGTTTGGGGGCTGCGGCAGGCTATGATGAGATCAACCTGAACTGCGGCTGTCCGTCCGATCGTGTCCAGTCCGGGACCTTCGGGGCGGTTCTCATGCGCGATCCCGCAACTGTTGCCGCCTGTGTGGCGGAGATGCGGGCTGCGATTGACGTGCCGGTCACCGTCAAGTGCCGCATCGGTGTCGATGACCAGGATCCCGAAGAGGTGCTGCCCGAATTCCTGTCCCGCATTGTTGCCGCCGGGTGCGAGCGGGTTACGATCCACGCGCGCAAGGCTTGGCTCAAGGGGCTGAGCCCCAAGGAAAATCGGGACATTCCACCTCTGGATTACGACCTCGTGCAGCGGATGAAGGAGCTTTTCCCCAATCTGCACATTTCCGTCAACGGCGGGGTCACATCGTTGGATCAAGCCGAACAGCTGCTGGACAGCGGGCTTGACGGTGTGATGGTCGGGCGGTCGGCTTACCACCAGCCGACGGATATCCTCGCACAGGCGGATCGCAGGATTTTCGGGTCTGGTGTGGACGGCTCTGCCGAGATGGCCGTCACCGCCATGATGCCCTATATCGAGGCCCATCTGACTGCGGGCGGGCGCCTGCACCAGATCACGCGGCACATGCTGGGCCTTTTTGCCGGGCGTCCCGGTGCCCGCGGATGGCGTCGCGTTCTCAGCGAAGGCGCGACGCGTGACGGGGCCGGGCCGGAGCTCGTGGACGCCGCCCTTGCCCACGTCACTGCACTGGCCCCTGACGCCAAAGCGGTGTAG
- a CDS encoding sarcosine oxidase subunit beta family protein, whose amino-acid sequence MKRYSAFAIAREAARYHIGWERAWRAPEPKKKYDVIIVGAGGHGLATAYYLGKNFGITNVAILEKGWLGGGNTGRNTTIIRSNYLQDPSAAIYEKSRSLYETMSQDLNYNVMFSPRGVIMLAQTHHEVRGYQRTAHANALQGVKTEFIGPEKVKELVPIIHLDGPRYPVMGGLWQARGGTARHDAVAWGYARACSDMGMDVIQQCEVTAIRREGDTVVGVDTSRGAIDCDKLGIVVAGHSGHLADMAGFRLPIESVALQALVSEPIKPCMDVVVMANTVHGYMSQSDKGEMVIGGGTDGYNNYTQRGSFHHIEETVRALVETFPMISRLKMLRQWGGIVDVTGDRSPILSKTPVDGVFINCGWGTGGFKAIPGSGWAMAELMAKGRSPLTDAFGLNRFREGRFIDESVAAGVAH is encoded by the coding sequence ATGAAACGATACTCTGCCTTTGCCATCGCCCGAGAGGCCGCGCGCTACCACATTGGCTGGGAACGGGCCTGGCGCGCGCCTGAGCCAAAGAAGAAATACGATGTGATCATCGTTGGGGCGGGTGGGCATGGCCTGGCCACCGCCTATTACCTGGGCAAGAATTTTGGCATCACGAACGTGGCGATCCTGGAAAAGGGATGGCTCGGCGGCGGCAATACGGGCCGGAACACCACGATCATCCGCTCCAATTACCTGCAGGACCCGTCGGCGGCGATCTACGAAAAATCGCGCAGCCTCTACGAGACGATGAGCCAGGACCTGAATTATAATGTCATGTTCAGCCCCCGCGGTGTGATCATGCTGGCCCAGACCCACCACGAGGTCCGTGGCTACCAGCGCACGGCCCATGCCAACGCGCTGCAAGGTGTAAAGACCGAGTTTATCGGTCCCGAAAAGGTCAAGGAACTGGTGCCGATCATTCATCTGGATGGCCCGCGCTATCCGGTCATGGGGGGCCTCTGGCAAGCGCGCGGCGGTACGGCGCGGCATGACGCGGTGGCCTGGGGCTACGCGCGCGCATGTTCCGACATGGGCATGGACGTGATCCAGCAATGCGAAGTCACCGCCATTCGCCGCGAGGGCGACACGGTCGTGGGCGTCGATACGTCCAGGGGCGCCATCGACTGCGACAAGCTGGGCATCGTCGTAGCGGGTCATTCTGGCCACCTGGCCGACATGGCTGGCTTCCGTCTGCCAATCGAATCCGTCGCTCTGCAGGCGCTGGTGTCCGAACCGATCAAACCCTGCATGGATGTTGTGGTAATGGCCAACACGGTCCACGGCTACATGAGCCAGTCCGACAAGGGCGAGATGGTCATCGGCGGCGGCACCGACGGCTACAACAATTACACCCAGCGCGGGTCGTTCCACCATATCGAAGAGACCGTCCGCGCGCTGGTCGAGACGTTCCCGATGATTAGCCGCCTCAAGATGTTGCGGCAATGGGGCGGAATTGTGGACGTGACGGGCGACCGCTCGCCCATCCTGTCGAAAACGCCCGTGGACGGCGTGTTCATCAACTGCGGCTGGGGCACCGGCGGGTTCAAGGCGATCCCGGGCTCCGGCTGGGCCATGGCCGAACTGATGGCCAAAGGCCGGTCACCGCTGACCGACGCGTTCGGGCTCAACCGCTTCCGCGAGGGCCGGTTCATCGACGAAAGCGTCGCCGCGGGGGTCGCGCATTGA